A single window of Nitrospira sp. CR1.1 DNA harbors:
- a CDS encoding ATP-binding cassette domain-containing protein produces the protein MSSEWAIRVRHLSKTYRLYDRPLDRGKQWILPPLQKCLGRSPSQYYREVHAIDDVSFEVLKGETLGIIGRNGSGKSTLLQLIVGTLSPTSGTIETNGRIAALLELGAGFHPEFTGRENVFLNATLLGLSQTDIDARLDDMLAFADIGASIDQPVKTYSSGMVVRLAFSVMAHVSADILVIDEALAVGDAFFVQKCIRFLRTFMEQGTVLFVSHDSAAVLSLCRTALWLKQGRMAGRGEAKVICDGYLHEPSDLQSSRKEMEKAVALSNRVDPATSVQSDSSRPAVLPHQESVPGSHGRQAWIETMTLHNVAGHTIHTVTQRERMTLRVCGATSVELASPIVGFLVRNRFGQSLFGANTCGVSKITDRGVAPGTRFVAELEFVMPILHPGEYTMSIALADGTQEEHAQHHWLHDALAFASAPSEWCFGLIAVEVVRAQICGMEAQDSRHEQIPDSIAM, from the coding sequence ATGTCCTCTGAGTGGGCGATCCGCGTCAGGCATCTCTCCAAGACGTACCGGCTATACGATCGTCCGCTTGACCGAGGGAAACAATGGATCCTTCCTCCGCTGCAGAAATGTCTCGGTCGATCGCCCTCACAGTATTACCGCGAAGTACATGCCATCGACGATGTGTCGTTCGAAGTCCTGAAGGGAGAAACGCTCGGCATTATCGGTCGGAACGGTTCAGGCAAGTCGACCCTTCTCCAGTTGATCGTCGGCACGTTGAGCCCGACCAGCGGCACAATTGAGACCAACGGTCGCATTGCCGCCTTATTGGAACTGGGTGCTGGATTTCATCCCGAGTTTACGGGGCGCGAAAATGTATTTTTGAATGCCACCTTGCTGGGTCTTTCGCAAACAGACATCGACGCACGGTTGGATGACATGCTCGCCTTCGCCGATATCGGGGCGTCGATCGATCAGCCGGTAAAAACCTATTCGAGTGGAATGGTGGTGCGCCTGGCATTTTCCGTGATGGCGCATGTCAGCGCCGACATACTGGTGATTGATGAGGCGTTGGCGGTCGGGGACGCGTTTTTTGTTCAGAAATGCATCCGCTTTCTTAGGACGTTTATGGAACAAGGCACGGTATTGTTCGTCAGCCATGATTCCGCAGCGGTGTTAAGCCTCTGCCGCACGGCCTTGTGGTTGAAACAGGGGCGGATGGCCGGTAGGGGGGAAGCGAAGGTGATCTGTGATGGTTATCTCCATGAACCGTCCGATCTACAGTCATCGCGGAAGGAAATGGAGAAAGCCGTTGCCTTATCGAACAGAGTCGATCCTGCGACGTCGGTACAGAGTGATTCGTCGAGGCCGGCTGTGCTGCCGCATCAAGAGAGCGTGCCGGGATCACATGGCCGCCAGGCATGGATTGAAACCATGACGCTGCACAACGTTGCAGGGCACACCATTCACACGGTCACGCAACGTGAGCGGATGACGCTTCGTGTCTGCGGTGCAACTTCAGTCGAATTGGCGAGTCCGATCGTCGGGTTCCTGGTACGCAATCGATTCGGCCAATCATTGTTCGGGGCGAATACCTGTGGAGTGAGCAAGATCACTGATAGAGGCGTTGCGCCGGGGACACGCTTCGTCGCCGAGCTGGAGTTTGTCATGCCGATATTGCATCCGGGTGAGTACACCATGAGCATCGCGCTTGCCGACGGGACTCAGGAGGAACATGCCCAGCATCACTGGTTGCATGATGCCTTGGCATTTGCCTCCGCCCCGTCGGAATGGTGCTTTGGACTGATTGCCGTAGAAGTCGTCCGCGCGCAGATCTGCGGTATGGAGGCTCAGGATTCTCGACATGAACAGATCCCTGATTCCATCGCCATGTAA
- a CDS encoding ABC transporter permease: protein MISQRYGLSPVMVFTSMSAHWNLIRQLTKREIVSRYRGSFLGLLWAFLHPMVMLTVYTLVFRGAFGMRWGQQEESAFDFGLLLFAGLIIHALFAESIHRAPYLIVNHSNYVKKIVFPLEILAWTSLGSALFHAAVSALVLIVVYGLLHHVLHWTMLLLPLLLLPLSLVTLGVSWFLASAGVFVRDIGQASGPLTTVMLFLSPVFYPPAAFPEAYRVLLYANPLTFLITQAQDLLIWGKAPSWVGISLYWAASYLIAWCGLLWFQKTRKAFADVL, encoded by the coding sequence ATGATCTCCCAGCGATACGGCCTTTCTCCCGTCATGGTCTTCACGAGCATGTCTGCGCATTGGAATCTGATTCGTCAATTGACCAAGCGGGAGATCGTCAGCCGGTATCGAGGATCATTCCTGGGACTGTTGTGGGCATTCCTGCACCCGATGGTGATGCTGACGGTCTACACACTGGTCTTTCGGGGAGCCTTCGGAATGCGATGGGGACAGCAGGAGGAGAGCGCGTTCGATTTCGGACTGCTGCTGTTTGCCGGGCTGATCATCCATGCGTTGTTTGCAGAAAGTATTCACCGCGCGCCTTACTTGATCGTCAACCATAGCAATTACGTCAAAAAAATCGTCTTTCCACTGGAAATCCTGGCGTGGACGTCGCTTGGTTCGGCGCTGTTCCATGCGGCGGTCAGCGCGTTGGTGCTGATCGTTGTGTATGGCCTTCTCCATCATGTCTTGCACTGGACGATGTTGCTGCTGCCCCTGCTCCTCCTGCCGCTGTCGCTCGTGACCCTCGGCGTGTCATGGTTTTTAGCATCCGCGGGAGTGTTCGTGCGTGACATTGGACAAGCGAGCGGGCCTTTGACGACCGTCATGTTGTTCCTCTCGCCGGTCTTCTATCCACCTGCGGCATTTCCGGAGGCCTATCGAGTTTTGCTCTATGCGAATCCGCTGACCTTTCTCATCACGCAAGCCCAGGACCTGCTCATTTGGGGCAAGGCCCCGTCATGGGTCGGAATCAGCCTTTATTGGGCAGCCAGTTACCTCATCGCGTGGTGCGGGCTCCTCTGGTTTCAGAAGACACGGAAGGCGTTTGCCGATGTCCTCTGA
- a CDS encoding ABC transporter permease subunit has translation MGAIGVIAVNAFRESLRDKILYNLVLFAGLLIGLSVLLADLSITEHHKVIADMGLAAINLIGVIIAIFVGISLVNKEIERRTIYTIMARPISRTFFILGKYLGLALTLFVNLAIMMAVFLLTLWLYHVPVERSLFQAVELIFVEILVVTAIALFFSTFTSTTLSAIFTLGLYVIGHLTADLRSMVVNSENGTVKAVVDMLYYLCPNLEMLNIKGQAAVGIVVAPEYLVLASLYGLLYAGLLLAGACLVFQRRDF, from the coding sequence ATGGGTGCGATCGGCGTCATTGCTGTCAATGCGTTCCGAGAAAGTTTGCGAGACAAGATTTTGTATAACCTCGTGTTGTTCGCAGGGTTGCTCATCGGGCTGTCCGTGCTGCTGGCAGACCTATCCATTACCGAGCACCACAAGGTGATCGCAGATATGGGTTTGGCGGCGATCAATCTGATCGGCGTCATCATCGCCATTTTTGTCGGCATCAGCCTGGTGAACAAGGAAATCGAGCGGCGAACGATTTATACGATCATGGCCCGGCCCATCAGCCGGACGTTTTTCATCCTGGGCAAGTATCTCGGGCTGGCCCTGACGCTCTTCGTGAATCTGGCCATTATGATGGCGGTATTTCTGCTCACCCTCTGGCTCTATCATGTGCCGGTCGAACGCTCTCTGTTCCAAGCCGTCGAACTCATCTTTGTGGAAATTCTTGTAGTGACGGCGATCGCGCTCTTTTTCTCGACCTTTACCTCCACAACATTGAGCGCCATTTTCACGCTGGGCCTGTATGTCATCGGCCATCTGACGGCGGATTTGCGCTCGATGGTGGTCAACAGTGAAAACGGAACCGTGAAGGCGGTGGTCGATATGTTGTACTACCTCTGCCCAAATCTGGAAATGCTCAATATCAAGGGGCAGGCTGCGGTAGGAATTGTTGTGGCTCCGGAGTATCTCGTTCTGGCCTCGCTATACGGCTTGCTGTATGCCGGCCTCTTGCTGGCCGGAGCGTGCTTGGTATTCCAGCGACGTGATTTTTAG
- a CDS encoding ATP-binding cassette domain-containing protein: MDDIVTENLTKTYASGWPGRPPFVALDGLSLTVGRGEIFGFLGPNGAGKTTTLKILMGLVRATSGTALLLGQPAGDVETRRRIGFLPESPYFYDYLTAEEFLGFYGRLAGLSRAAITQRVTDLLELVGLVEARTRQLRKFSKGMLQRIGLAQALIHDPELIILDEPMTGLDPVGRKQVRDLILSLRDCGKTVFFSTHILHDVEMICDRVGIVMKGRLVASGRVDELVSQDHTQSVEVVCQQLKVEGNAFIHSLATRVLQQGQQCLIVLPSPDAVDALVGEIRRQGGRLLSVTPHKASLEDLFFQEAAHEGPRVLPHMTSGRVS, translated from the coding sequence GTGGACGATATCGTCACAGAGAATCTCACCAAAACCTACGCGTCCGGATGGCCGGGACGCCCGCCATTCGTGGCGCTGGATGGACTATCCCTTACTGTGGGGAGGGGAGAAATTTTCGGATTCCTTGGCCCGAACGGGGCGGGAAAAACCACCACGTTGAAGATTCTGATGGGACTGGTGCGTGCGACGAGCGGAACAGCCTTGCTGTTGGGACAACCGGCCGGCGATGTGGAAACGCGCCGTCGAATCGGCTTTCTGCCGGAGTCGCCATACTTTTACGACTATCTTACAGCCGAGGAGTTTCTTGGGTTTTACGGACGGTTGGCCGGTTTGAGTCGCGCGGCAATCACTCAGCGGGTGACGGATCTCCTGGAACTGGTGGGGCTCGTGGAGGCACGCACGAGACAGTTGCGGAAGTTTTCCAAGGGGATGCTCCAACGCATCGGGCTGGCTCAAGCCCTCATTCACGATCCTGAATTGATTATCCTCGATGAACCTATGACCGGGTTAGATCCAGTCGGACGCAAACAGGTGCGCGATCTGATTTTGAGTTTGCGCGATTGCGGCAAGACGGTTTTTTTCAGCACGCACATTCTGCATGACGTCGAGATGATTTGTGACCGTGTCGGCATTGTAATGAAAGGGCGTCTCGTCGCCAGCGGGCGTGTCGATGAACTCGTCAGCCAGGATCATACCCAGTCTGTCGAGGTGGTCTGTCAGCAGCTCAAGGTGGAGGGAAATGCATTTATTCACTCGCTGGCCACCCGTGTGTTGCAACAGGGGCAGCAATGTCTGATCGTGTTGCCAAGTCCCGATGCGGTGGATGCACTTGTGGGAGAAATTCGCCGCCAGGGGGGACGGCTACTGTCTGTCACGCCGCACAAGGCCTCGCTGGAAGACTTGTTCTTTCAAGAGGCCGCGCATGAAGGACCGAGGGTGTTGCCGCATATGACCAGTGGGAGGGTGTCCTGA
- a CDS encoding prepilin-type N-terminal cleavage/methylation domain-containing protein, producing MLKQVKGQKGFTLIELMIVVAIIGILAAIAIPNFLRYQAKSRQSEAKTNLGAIFVAETAYLSENSRYGSFSEIGYALAGTTNRYTYRSPAVLGNAASSNAVGVDQIPCGAPVGCAVQTDASPSQPSLASSAAGSVGFTASAVASIDNDPTIDSWFVNDIKGGLSAAFVDDVIS from the coding sequence ATGTTGAAGCAAGTGAAGGGTCAGAAAGGTTTTACATTGATTGAGTTGATGATTGTCGTGGCGATTATCGGAATCTTGGCGGCCATCGCCATTCCGAACTTCTTGCGCTATCAAGCCAAGTCGCGCCAGTCTGAAGCCAAGACCAACCTGGGCGCAATTTTCGTGGCTGAGACGGCGTACCTCAGCGAAAATTCACGCTACGGCAGCTTCTCCGAAATCGGGTATGCGCTTGCCGGCACCACCAACCGGTATACGTATCGTAGCCCTGCGGTTCTCGGCAACGCTGCTTCGTCCAACGCTGTTGGCGTCGACCAGATTCCCTGTGGCGCTCCAGTTGGCTGCGCGGTGCAAACTGATGCGTCTCCCTCCCAACCGTCCCTCGCCAGCTCGGCGGCGGGTTCGGTCGGCTTCACCGCTTCGGCGGTGGCCAGCATCGACAATGACCCCACCATTGACAGCTGGTTTGTTAATGACATCAAGGGTGGGTTGAGCGCCGCTTTTGTTGACGACGTGATCAGCTAA
- a CDS encoding prepilin-type N-terminal cleavage/methylation domain-containing protein → MVTEPKQAGFTLIELMVVVVIVGILAAFAIPNFLRYRAQAMQAEARTNLAGIFVAEMSFFTERKEYGNFTDIGFAVSGTGTNRYTYRTGLGLGAGLGPNGGNLCGSVSSCDTIQTEAPAVGTISFTGGAGIATTSSAGFTATAAADLDGDSTHDGWYVNDSKLGLSAADPNDVSS, encoded by the coding sequence ATGGTGACTGAGCCAAAGCAAGCGGGGTTCACGCTAATCGAACTCATGGTGGTGGTGGTGATTGTGGGGATATTGGCCGCATTCGCCATCCCGAACTTTCTTCGATATCGTGCGCAAGCCATGCAAGCCGAGGCACGGACGAATCTGGCGGGAATTTTTGTGGCCGAGATGTCCTTCTTCACTGAACGAAAAGAGTATGGAAACTTCACGGATATTGGTTTCGCAGTGAGCGGGACCGGAACGAATCGCTATACGTATCGAACGGGGCTAGGGCTCGGGGCCGGGCTAGGACCGAATGGAGGCAATCTGTGCGGGTCTGTCAGCAGTTGCGACACAATCCAAACAGAAGCACCGGCAGTAGGCACCATCAGCTTTACCGGAGGCGCAGGTATCGCCACCACGTCTTCGGCAGGGTTTACCGCTACGGCCGCTGCTGATCTCGATGGGGATTCGACGCATGATGGCTGGTACGTCAACGATTCAAAGCTAGGGTTGAGTGCCGCCGACCCCAATGATGTGTCCAGTTAG
- a CDS encoding tetratricopeptide repeat protein, which yields MALSCVTAACQSAPPARSAPPVVPTAAPQAPRALPPASDSRASYHFLLGYQAELEQETEQAIKEYQLALQTDPSSNYLKARLAVLYFTAGDVPAAVRFADEVADVPGLDAQMLGQIGGMYAAAGKPDKALRLFNRAIEQEPQRSEHFFAKGLLLANQKQYVEAEDTIRSGIKVSPDSAVGYYYLGRIGVEARDFDKATAHFEQAVTLNPAFEPAYVALGSVYEAKQDREKAIDIYRRYLQGVNPKNREIRHHLIRLQVSAKQYDEALRELQEMLAEDPSDLDAQLRMGLVYGEQKNYPRAIQQLKQILTVRPSELKVRDYLGYLYEETKDYAHAIETYRHNLTLEPSYFEGHLHLGVLLYRTKQYPEAIQHLREASRLNPKQPEAHIVLGLSHFQVEEYEPSLQAFLEGIRHNPENADLHFNAGTAYDKLNRFDDVVKSMQTTLTLDPHHADALNYLGYSYAERGVKIEEAIALTKQAVALRPTNGYYVDSLAWAFFKKGMLSEALAEMKRAVALVGDDPVIYEHLGEIHLKQQHLSDGREALLHALELDPSNDKLMQRFRELGLGDPAKEERIRQAIRRVTERKMTPSAQ from the coding sequence ATGGCGCTCTCTTGTGTCACTGCCGCTTGCCAGAGTGCGCCTCCGGCTCGCTCCGCTCCGCCTGTCGTTCCGACGGCTGCGCCGCAGGCGCCTCGCGCGCTGCCTCCCGCGTCTGATTCGCGTGCCTCCTATCACTTCCTGCTGGGATATCAGGCCGAGCTGGAACAGGAGACGGAACAGGCGATCAAAGAGTATCAGCTGGCTCTGCAAACAGACCCTTCTTCGAACTATCTCAAGGCTCGATTGGCGGTGCTCTACTTTACGGCGGGCGACGTGCCGGCCGCGGTGCGATTTGCCGATGAAGTTGCGGATGTGCCGGGCTTAGATGCGCAGATGCTTGGCCAAATCGGGGGGATGTATGCGGCAGCGGGAAAGCCGGACAAGGCCTTGCGGTTGTTCAATCGCGCAATCGAGCAGGAACCGCAACGCAGCGAACATTTTTTTGCCAAAGGGCTGTTGTTGGCAAATCAGAAGCAATACGTCGAGGCCGAAGACACCATTCGTTCCGGGATCAAGGTCAGCCCAGACTCGGCAGTCGGGTATTACTACTTGGGCCGCATCGGTGTCGAGGCCAGGGATTTCGACAAGGCGACGGCGCATTTCGAGCAGGCGGTCACGCTGAATCCGGCATTTGAGCCGGCCTATGTCGCTCTGGGTTCTGTGTACGAAGCCAAGCAGGATCGCGAAAAGGCCATCGATATCTACCGCCGCTACTTGCAAGGCGTAAATCCCAAGAACCGTGAAATCCGTCATCATCTCATTCGTCTTCAGGTATCGGCGAAGCAATATGACGAAGCGTTGCGGGAGTTGCAGGAGATGCTGGCAGAGGATCCGTCCGACCTCGATGCCCAGTTGCGAATGGGACTTGTCTACGGGGAACAAAAAAACTATCCAAGAGCGATTCAACAGTTGAAACAGATTCTCACCGTGCGTCCGTCTGAACTGAAGGTGCGGGATTATTTGGGCTATCTCTACGAGGAGACGAAGGATTACGCCCATGCGATTGAGACGTACCGTCACAACCTCACGTTAGAGCCGTCGTATTTTGAGGGGCATTTACACTTGGGGGTGTTGCTCTATCGAACCAAGCAGTATCCCGAGGCCATCCAGCATCTCCGGGAAGCCAGCCGGTTGAATCCTAAACAACCTGAGGCCCATATCGTGCTGGGGTTGTCGCATTTTCAAGTCGAAGAATATGAACCATCCCTCCAAGCTTTTCTGGAAGGGATCCGTCACAACCCGGAGAATGCCGACCTGCATTTCAACGCGGGAACGGCATACGACAAACTCAATCGTTTTGATGACGTGGTGAAGTCGATGCAGACCACGCTCACCTTGGATCCTCATCACGCGGATGCGCTGAATTACCTCGGGTATAGTTATGCGGAACGAGGCGTCAAAATCGAGGAAGCCATTGCGCTGACGAAGCAGGCCGTTGCGCTCAGGCCGACCAACGGCTATTACGTGGATAGCCTCGCCTGGGCCTTCTTTAAGAAGGGCATGCTGAGCGAAGCTTTGGCCGAAATGAAGCGGGCGGTGGCACTGGTCGGCGACGATCCGGTGATCTATGAACATTTAGGCGAAATCCATTTAAAGCAGCAACATCTCTCAGATGGTCGAGAAGCCCTCCTCCACGCTCTCGAACTCGATCCGTCAAATGACAAGCTCATGCAGCGGTTCCGCGAACTCGGTTTGGGCGATCCCGCCAAAGAAGAACGAATCCGTCAAGCCATCCGGCGTGTGACAGAGCGGAAAATGACTCCCTCGGCTCAGTAG
- the dnaB gene encoding replicative DNA helicase, which translates to MKSLSAVDLTAPRLPPQNIEAEQSVLGGILLDNTAMAKAMEVLTDQEFYRTAHRKIYQAMLELSDRGEVIDLITLTECLKGRSELDAVGGSAYLAELVQAVPTAANIRYHSKIVRDKALLRGLIETSTEVITRGYDGTAAVDELLDFAERSVFGLAQGKLDRSFTQVNHIIKESLDVVDKLSKRKERVTGVPTGYIDLDDLTAGLQPSDLIIVAGRPSMGKTSLALGMAQHAALHAGTVVGIFSLEMSKPQLVLRMLSSEARVDSHALRTGRLQKEDWWRLAEAAGKLEQAPIFIDDSGAVTVQQMRGKARRLKAERGLDLLIVDYLQLMQGKSDSESRQQEISDISRSLKSLAKELNVPVIALSQLSRAVEARKPPVPMLADLRESGAIEQDADVVMFIYREEVYEPATERKGIAEILVSKHRNGPIGKRELFFHDRFAKFENLETRETV; encoded by the coding sequence ATGAAATCGCTCTCGGCCGTTGACCTGACGGCTCCACGACTTCCGCCACAGAACATCGAGGCCGAACAGTCCGTGCTGGGCGGGATACTGTTGGACAACACGGCGATGGCCAAGGCCATGGAAGTCCTGACGGATCAAGAGTTCTATCGGACTGCCCACCGCAAGATTTATCAGGCCATGTTGGAACTGTCCGATCGTGGCGAGGTGATTGATCTGATCACCTTGACGGAATGCCTGAAGGGACGCTCGGAGCTGGATGCGGTGGGCGGATCGGCCTACCTTGCCGAGCTGGTGCAGGCGGTTCCAACCGCCGCGAACATTCGGTATCACAGCAAGATTGTCCGAGACAAAGCCCTGTTGCGGGGACTGATTGAAACCTCCACGGAAGTCATTACTCGCGGGTACGACGGCACGGCGGCAGTCGATGAGTTGCTGGATTTTGCCGAGCGTTCGGTCTTTGGGCTCGCCCAGGGCAAGCTCGATCGCTCTTTTACTCAGGTCAACCACATCATCAAGGAAAGCCTTGATGTTGTGGACAAGTTGTCCAAGCGGAAAGAACGAGTCACCGGGGTGCCGACCGGATATATTGATTTGGATGATCTGACCGCCGGGTTGCAACCTTCGGACTTAATCATCGTGGCCGGACGTCCGAGTATGGGTAAGACCAGTTTGGCTCTTGGCATGGCTCAACATGCCGCTTTGCATGCCGGGACGGTCGTCGGCATTTTCAGCCTCGAAATGTCCAAACCGCAATTGGTGCTTCGTATGCTGAGCTCCGAGGCCCGTGTCGATTCGCACGCGCTTCGTACTGGGAGGCTGCAAAAGGAAGACTGGTGGCGATTGGCCGAAGCAGCGGGCAAGCTTGAGCAGGCGCCCATCTTCATCGATGACTCTGGCGCCGTGACGGTGCAGCAGATGCGCGGAAAAGCCAGACGGCTGAAGGCCGAGCGGGGCCTTGATCTCTTGATTGTGGACTATCTCCAGCTCATGCAGGGGAAGAGTGATTCCGAATCGCGGCAGCAGGAAATTTCAGACATCTCGCGATCCTTGAAAAGTCTGGCCAAGGAGTTGAATGTCCCCGTCATAGCCTTGTCGCAGTTGAGCCGGGCCGTCGAAGCCAGAAAACCGCCGGTGCCGATGCTGGCCGACTTGCGCGAGAGCGGCGCCATTGAGCAGGATGCCGACGTGGTCATGTTCATCTACCGGGAAGAAGTGTATGAGCCGGCCACGGAACGGAAAGGAATTGCGGAGATTCTCGTCAGCAAACATCGCAACGGGCCGATCGGCAAACGGGAATTGTTTTTTCACGACCGGTTCGCCAAATTTGAGAACCTCGAAACGCGTGAGACGGTTTGA
- the hisZ gene encoding ATP phosphoribosyltransferase regulatory subunit gives MGSLSLKASASSTSLVAGRERSLIPVGMSTILPAAARRIRHLEQTLLSVLARGGYDEIILPMFEYLDVLAPGLEPELLEKCYQLVDRTTGRLMVLRPDATAQIARTVAMGMMGERLPLRLCYRTSVFRYEREHAGRDREIFQVGAELIGINGVAGDAEVLTLLLDCLSQVGLTSFKVAVGHVGFFTALLVRSGLSADGQKRVEHAAARKDIPLLEELLAREGVSRSTGRVILEVLELCGGSEVLSRGRKLVGRDRTLLKPLDRLAQVYERLVSPGQESVLIDLGEFRGFEYYDGIVFDVFAPGIGAELGGGGRYDHLMGRFGRTAASSGFALDVDRVFRAIDSSVRSLPPEATVSETARTKSTSSAPRRTRRRA, from the coding sequence ATGGGCTCCCTTTCGTTGAAGGCCTCTGCTTCCTCCACGTCCCTGGTGGCGGGTCGGGAACGGTCGCTTATTCCGGTTGGAATGAGCACCATCCTTCCTGCTGCTGCGCGACGTATTCGGCATCTTGAGCAGACCCTGCTTTCCGTTCTGGCCCGCGGTGGATACGACGAAATCATCCTGCCGATGTTCGAGTATCTGGACGTCCTCGCGCCCGGTCTTGAACCGGAACTTCTCGAAAAGTGTTATCAACTGGTCGATCGGACGACGGGCCGCCTGATGGTGCTGCGTCCGGACGCAACGGCACAGATCGCCAGAACCGTCGCGATGGGAATGATGGGCGAACGGCTTCCACTACGCTTGTGTTATCGCACGTCTGTGTTTCGGTACGAACGAGAACATGCAGGCCGAGACCGGGAAATTTTTCAAGTCGGCGCTGAACTCATCGGGATCAACGGGGTGGCCGGAGATGCCGAGGTGCTGACACTTCTCCTGGACTGTTTAAGTCAGGTGGGACTCACGTCCTTTAAGGTTGCCGTCGGACATGTCGGGTTCTTTACCGCTCTGCTTGTCCGCTCTGGTCTCTCTGCCGACGGGCAAAAACGCGTAGAGCACGCGGCGGCTCGAAAAGACATTCCGCTCCTCGAAGAATTGCTGGCGCGAGAGGGTGTGAGCCGATCAACAGGGCGCGTCATTCTCGAGGTCCTGGAATTATGCGGCGGTTCGGAAGTCCTGTCGCGCGGACGTAAGCTGGTAGGGCGCGATCGGACGCTGTTGAAACCGCTCGACCGGCTGGCGCAAGTGTATGAACGGTTGGTTTCGCCGGGACAGGAATCGGTCTTGATCGATCTGGGAGAGTTCCGCGGCTTTGAATACTATGACGGGATTGTTTTTGATGTCTTTGCCCCGGGTATAGGGGCGGAATTGGGTGGCGGCGGCCGTTATGACCATTTGATGGGCCGCTTCGGACGCACGGCGGCTTCCTCCGGGTTTGCCCTCGACGTTGACCGGGTGTTTCGAGCCATCGACTCGTCGGTCCGGTCCCTCCCGCCCGAGGCGACGGTATCCGAAACGGCTCGCACGAAATCGACATCTTCCGCGCCGCGACGGACAAGGAGACGGGCATGA